The DNA segment AAAGGACCTGATGTTTTACCGTACCTCATATAAGTATCAAACCAAGCATTCACCAAACAAGAGTCTTGCGAACATTGTTTTGTTTTCATCACTACCCGGTTTTTATCTTCTCGTTCTACGGTTTTTGTTCCTACACGAAAAAAAACATCATGGTATTCATTTAGTTCCAATACTTGATTGTTGGTCCATTTCCATTGGAACTGGGTTTTTTCAGGCGGGCCTGCAAACAAATCCAAAAATGGCAGGATTGTTACAAAACAAATGAGGATCGATTGGACTTTGGTCTTCACTTTGCAAAGATCGGGGTTTTTTTCGAAAAACTGAGAGGTGTTTTGGAAAAAACAACGGGTTTTTGCGATTGACGGAGGATTGAATTTGGGCTTTACCTGATTTACGATGAAAAACCTTTCTCTGCTTTTTTACATTTTGATTACAATTAATTTTGTCGCATGTAAGGACAAACAAACCCTTAAAGTGGCTGGATCAGAAACCATGAATAGTATGATGCGATTTTTGGGTACTGAATATGAGAAGGTCAATTCAAATGTTCGTGTAACAGTCGAAGGTGGTGGTTCGGAATCTGGAATTGACCGATTACGAAAAGGAGAAATTGATATGGCAGTTTCTTCGCGGGCACTTAACCAAGCTGAGTATGATGATTTACGAAAAACTGGAAACTTGGAAATTGTTCGTCTTGCTTACGATGGTGTGGCACTTGTTGTGAATCCAAACAATCCAGTTTCAAAACTCCACTTGGTCCAAACATCTGATATTTTTTCAGGGAAAATCAAAAACTGGAAAGAAGTGGGAGGCCAAGATGCACCCATTTCCATCGTGATTCGAAATGACAAATCTGGTACACAAGACTACTTTCAAAATCATATTTTAAAAAGAAGGGATTTGGGTGAGAAAGAATTTAATGCCTTCAAATCCAACGTGTTTTCACCCAATGCCAAAATTGTGAAGGACAATGCTGAAATGGCAAAGTACATTCAAGAAAATCCAAATAGCATCGGTTATATGGGAATGGGTTCTGCTCTTGTGGATCACAAAGATAAGTTAAAAGCACTTGAGTATGCAAAAACATCATCAAAAGATGAACCATACGTGACTCCATCCATTCGAAATGTTTATGATCGTAAATACAAACTAGCTCGGGAATTATTTATCATCTATAAAACAGACCAAGGCGATAAAATTGATGCCTTTGTTACGTATCTCACAAGCGAACAAGGGCAGGTGGCAGTATTACAATCAGGGTATCTAAGATCTTCCTTGCCCGAAGTGGAAGTTTCCGCGGAGCCAGTGAAGTAGGGGATAGGGTTATCAAATTAATTTTTTGACCTAGTATACCAAAACTCTATTATTGCTATAATCGGAGATATACATCCGACCTTCCTTGTCAAAATGGACATGGCTTGGTCGATATAAGTTTTGCGCTGTGGGAGAACCCACCCCACAAGCGCCGTTGTTATTATCTGCACCACAATTTAGATTTCCAAATTGGCCAACAACAGCTGACGCAATCATACCAGAGCTCAAGGTAGTTTTTGGATAAACTAGTACGCGGTGTGCATTTAGATCAGCTACAAATAAATTTTCACTTTGGTCTAATGCAACTGCGACAGGATTATTCAATCCGTTATTTGAAGTAGAGGCGACACCTGAAGTAAAGTTAGGTTGGCCATACACCCTAGTCGCAACATTTGAACCTCTTGGATAATAAACCACTCGATTGTTTGATGTATCTGCTATATAAACTCCACCTTCAAAATCGGAGACCACTCCCTGATTTGAATTGAGGCCACCTGAAGATGTGGTTGCTCCATTACTAACAAAATCTGGCTGGCCATAAACTTCTGTTGCTACATTTGAATCTTTTGGGAAATATAACACACGGCTATTCCCTGCATCTGAAACAAAAACACCACCTCTACTATCTAAGTGGATTCCAATCGGGGTGTAGAGATTTGAATTTGAAGTCACTCCACCACCAGGTGTGACAAAGTCGGGAACACCGATCGCACGAAATGGAACTGTGTTTTGATTGGCATAAATTAAGATTCTTCGGTTTACATTTGTATCTGCTATGAATAGATTATTTGCTTCATCTAAAACTAAGCCACGGGGACTGTTTAACGTTGACGCTGCAATTGAACCAAGTGGTGTACATGATAAATTTGTATTTGAGTTTGCCAAATCACAAGTGAATAGTCCATGTTGACCATAAACTCGAGAGGCAGATGTCTGACCGGGTGGATAAAACAAAACTCGATTACCGCTAGAGATATAAACTCCTCCCAAATTGTCAGTGATTACTGTATTTGGTGCTGAGAGATTTTCGGAAGTAACTGGTCCTCCAGAAGAGCAGTCATTTGCAGTTAAATAAGGTAATCCACAATTTAGATTCCCCAATTGTCCAAATACCTTAGTTGCAATCAAGGCACGAATTTGGATACTGATTTGACCTTGAACAACTCCTTTTCGGTAAATTGTATAAATTGTTCTTTCTAAAAGAGTAGTTGGAATACCTACTATGGTACCAGTCATAGGATCTAAAGTTAATCCTTGTGGAAGTTCTTTAGGTATAGTTGTTATGTCCGTTTGTGCACCTAATCTTGGTACGATGGATATTGGTATCGATTGATAAAAAGTAAAATCGGTGTATCTGTATAAATTTCCTGTGTTTACAATCTGAAACTGACAAAATTTTCCTTCAAAACTAGCGGAAATAAAAAGTTGAGAAATGAAATCCTTTGATTTGCTGTCGCAAGGATTCTCAAGTGTAGCTTCTTTACAATTTTGAGAAAAAAAGATAAAAGTTGCCAACAAAATCAATCGAAACATCATATGAAAAATAATGATCAAGTCATATAAGAATATTACAAGATGTTTTTATAGATTTCAATCTATTCTGATAATTTAGTTTGTATCCTAAATGTATTTGGAAATTCTTCTTGGGAGACCTACCTTTCTTTATCGTTTGTTAAAGAGTTGTTTCCACTTGGAAGGTATTTTTAATTCATTTCGACTTAATTGGAAAACAGGAACTGGTGTGCCTACTCCCTTTAAGGTTGCTTTTTGTTTACGATAGTAATAACCATGTTGTTTGACTAAATCTTCTGGCCCTGTTGCATTCCAAACCGATTCGCTTAACCAGACTTCTCCTGATTTTGCAAGTCCTTGGACACGAGCGGCAATGTTAACTGATTGGCCAAAGTAATCTAACCTTTCGTCATTGACGACTGCTAAAGCCGAACCTTCATTTAGGCCTACTTTCAGCCCAATTTCATAACCTTCTTTTTTCCAATCAAAGTTCATCAATTCAATACGTTGCATCATTTCGAGGGCCGCTAATAGTCCTTCTATGGGAGTGGAAAAAGTTGCCATGATAGCATCTCCCATAGTTTTAACAATGGCACCTTTATACTTTCGTACAATCTCTGTTAGGATACGAAAATGTTCCTGCACCAATTTATAAGCAAAGATGTCACCTGCTGTGTCATACATTTCTGTAGAACCTTTTAAGTCTGTGAACATGATCGTAAGTGACTTCACATTTAAGTTTAAATCTGGTGAAAGTTTTTGGATACGAAACAAATCTCGAAAGGATTGGTTATTGAGTAACATCTTTGCTGTGAGAAAATGATGACGAATCGTTGGGAAGGTATTGGCAATTCTTTCAATTTCTTTAGGATTTGGTGTTAATACATTCAGTCCCACAGTAAATCGAGTGCGGTTATGAATGGTAAACTGATGACGACCGACAGGAATGGATATTGCATTTGGTTTCATCCCACTTTCCATTAAGTCAACTAAATACGATTGATTGTTAGTCGGTAAATTTGGATCCACAGAAAATAGGCACATTGTGTTTCTGTCTATACTGACAAATTGAATGAGGTGGCCTTGTAAATCTCCGTAGTTTGCATCAAATGTAAAGGTATAGGAATCGTCCGGGATTAATTTCGTATAGTCTTTGATTGTGGATTGGATCCAGTTTTTTAATTCAGTAGATTTATCAAAATTCTCGGAAAAAAAATAACGAAAGTAGTTTTGAACATCTACAAAAGGATCAATTTGATTATTTTGTAAAGATGGATGGATTTGAAAGGCAACTTCTACTTGGTCATCAAGAAGTGTTGGAACCACAATATTACAAGATACACAATGGAATTCTTTTCCTTCGATTTCATCTAATTTGTGATGGCTGTGAACAATTCCACCACACATTGGACAAATCAAATTATAAGCAAAATCGAATAATCCAACCTTTGCTGCATGTACAAAAAAATCTACTGAATCATTTTCGTCTAACTTGTGATATGTGGCAAATTTGAGTGGGTTCACTCTGAGTAATTTCCAATCATCGGAATGATGAACAAAATTTTCTGCTATTTTTAAAATTTCGTGTTTGATTGTTGGAAACGTTTTGAGTGTATCGAATTTTTGTTTGATGATAGAATCTTTCACTCGGTTCCCTCTAACTTCGCGACGTATGGTAAATTTCTATATTTCCCTTGGTAATCTAATCCATAACCAACTAGGAATTCGTCCTCAATGATAAAACCTGGATAATCCACAATGATATGTGGATTTGCCTTTTTTTGTTTCCAAAAAAGTGCTGCTACTTTTAGATCTTTTGGATTTTGTTTTTGGACTTCTGTGAGCAAATATTCTAATGTTTTTCCAGTATCAACAATGTCCTCAACTAACAAAACTGATTTGTTTTGTACTGATTTTTTGAGTTGTTTGGTGATTTTTAAGTCTCCAGAAGAAGTTCCGTCCCCGTAGGATGACGCAGCCATAAAGTCTACTTCATGTGGGATCAGAATGTCACGACAAAGATCCGCAGTAAAAATGAACCCTCCATTGAGAATTCCAATGACAACCAGGTCTTTGCTTAAAAAATCTCGAGAGATTTCCCGTGCCAATTCTTCAACACGGTGATGGATTCGTTCTTCTGAATAGAGTGGTTTCATTCTTTTCCTATTTGCCCAGGGATCCAGAATACTACTAATTGGCAACTTCCCCAACTAAGATTTTTCCAAGAATCGTCAGAAAAACTGAGTCCAAGAAAGGATGCAGTCGGGAATTTATGGAAGAGAGATTGTTCTTTGTCTCCCAAAACGAGAGCAGAACCAAATGCTTCTAAACTTGGATTGTGTCCCACAAGGCAAACAGAACGAGTGCTAGATGATAATCCATGCAAAACAAACATTAGATCTTCTTTGTCAGCATCATATAAATTTTCCCTGATTTCAGGTTTGGGAAACCGAAGGATTTCCTTACGTAGTGAGGAGTAAGTTTTTAAAGTTCGTTCAGCAGGTGAGACCAAACATTGGTCAAACTCAAATCGACTTTCTTTTAGATAGTCACGTAGTGCTTTTGATTGGATTCGACCTCTCCTGGACAAAGATCGATCTAAGTCCGTATCGTAAGGTTCATCCCATTCAGACTTAGCATGCCTGATTAAATAGATATGTTTCATACGAATAGAGTATTCGAAACAATCCAAAGGGAAATAACGAAATCGCTATTTTTGTATTTCTTTTTCGTATTTGGAAATGAGTTCGTTATTGTTTTTACAGGAAAATTTTGTCCTCATTTGGTTTAAATGGTATTCCACAGTTTTCCTAGATTTTTGGATCCGATCAGCCACTTCGTTTTGCGAAAGTCCTTGGACTAAAAGGTTTAGGATTTCCATTTGGAATGGTGAAAATGGAAGTTGTACTTTACTCACTCCATCAGAAACAAAAGATCCTCCTTTCATCACAAGTTGGATCACTTCCGGGAGTTGTGAGATGGGGTCTGACTTGAGCATGTATCCGTCGGCTTTGGATTTGAGAGCATCTTCCACATACACTCGACTGCCATGCAAAGAGAATATGATCACCTTTGTGGGTTGGTGTTTTTCTTTGATTTCTCGTAAAACATCAATACCATTGCGATCGGGAAGATCAATGTCGAGGACCAACAAATCAATTGGATTTGATTCGATGAATTGAAACAAATCCGCAGCCGTTCGAAATTCTCCGGCAAGGGAAAAGAAAGGATTGGATTTCAGGATAGATATGATTCCTTCAGTGACAACGGAATGGTCTTCTAAGATGGCAATTTTAACGGATTCCACAACCTTATGATTTTCAGAGTCTCCTTCTCATCTATCCAAAAATCTTTTTCTGCCACAGTAAAATTTTGTCGTTATCCCTTAATTTTTGGTTTGGTCCTATTCTTCACCTCTTCCTGCCATTTGGATCTTTCCCCAACCTTACTCGCAAAAGATGGTGTTTTGGATGCCAGGAATCTGAAGTTTGCAGAGGACACAGTGAACCTAATTGGGAAGTGGGAATTTTACTGGAATGAATTTTTAGAACCAAACTCTCCGTCTCCCAACAATCGATCCTATATGCAGGTGGGTGTTCCCTGGTTTTCCCAACACAATGAAGATGGGGAAGAGTATCCAAGTTTTGGTTATGCTACTTATCGACTGACCATTCATTTGCCAGAAGGAGAAACCACTCAAGAACCATACGCTCTACTCGTGCCAGTACTTCATAGTGCTTACAAAATTTATGCAAACGGAACGTTAGTCGCTGAAAATGGAACTATTGGTAAAAATAGTGAAACCCATGTTCCTTCCTTTCATACCAAAATTGTCCCCTTATTAAATTGTAAAGAGAAAGTAGATTTGGTGATCCATATCTCCAATTACTCCCATAAATTTGCAGGGATTCACGGGGTAATTCGTTTTGGAAAATTACAAAATATAATCCAAGTTTGGAACAATTACCATTCTGCTTCTTGTATCATTTTAATTTTTATGGGAATCCTTTCCATTTATCATGCATTAGTGTATCTGATTAATCGATCGGAAAAAAATGCATTAAGAATGTCATTTGTATATTTGGGAATTTTGATTCTAAGTGCTACACTAACAGAAACAAGAATCCTCTTTAACTTTTTTTCAGATCAATACTGTATCCCTTTGTTTCGGTTTTCAAGAATTGGTTTTGTGATCGTTTTGTTTTTTGGAGGAAGTGTTTTATTAAATTTAGCGCAAATGCGTATCTTTAAAAAAATGTTAGTGTTACTGAAAGTATACTCACTTACATTTCTTTTGGTTTCAATATTAACACCTATAAAACATTTAGCTTTAATCAGTTATTATTTTGAATATCTTTCTGCGATTTTTGTTCTGATAGGTTTATTTTCGGTTTCACTTGCATTGTATTTCCAAAGAAAAGAAAGTAAATTGTATTTTTTTAGTTTGTTTCTGGCAGTGTTAGGTGGTGTCATCGACATCATTTTAATTTCCAATCCCAATTTTGGATTTAGGCCAATGGGATTATTTTCTTTGTATTTTTTTATCATTCCACAAACACTTGGTGTGACATTTGGACTCGTTCGTGTTTACAAACGATCTGAGTCTATCTCGAAAGAACTTTACAAAAGAAAGGAAGCTCTTGAGAAAAAAGTAAAAGCCCGTACGGCAGAATTGGAAAAGGCAAACCGATGGAAGGCTAATTTTGTTTCCTTAATTTCGCATGATCTACGTTCGCCACTCAATAGTGTGAACCAAATTTTAGATGTGATCGATTTTAGTTTTAGTGAAACATCAGAAGAGGAAAAAAAGAAATTTTTAGAGATTTGTAAAACAGGTGTGACCCAATCTATAAAAATGTTGGAACAACTTTTGGATGTAAGTCGTTTCGATGCATTTGGAACCAAACTTATGCAAACTCGATTTTCAGTGAATGAGTTGTTAAATGAAATCATTGAATCAGTGGAACCATTGGCAACATTGAAAGGAATTCGAATCCAAAAAGACACACCCATCCAAGCAGAAATCATAGCCGACCGGACTTTGATTGGAGAAGTGTTTAAAAATATTCTAACAAATTCTATCAAATATTCATATCTCAATTCTGAAGTTTGGGTGGGAGTTTCTTTCAAAGGAAAATGGCTTTCTGTTGAAATTCGTGATCGTGGTCTTGGAATGAGTGAGGAACAAATCCATAAATTAACAGGGGAAGAAAATATCAAAAGTACCCCTGGAACAGCTGGCGAACGTGGAACTGGTCTCGGCTTACAATTATGTATGAATATCTTAGAGGCCCATTTTGGAAAACTGAGGATTAAATCAGTTCTTGGCGTAGGTTCCTCATTTGAGATATCGTTATCCAAAAGCACCAAATCCGTGTTACTTGTTGATGATTCGGGTAATTTTAGGTCCGATCTAGCGGAGGTTATGCGAAGGAACCAATGGATTGTAATCGAAGCGGGGAACGGGGAGGAAGCTCTTTCTCATTTGGCAAGGATTACTCCATCACTCATCATTACTGACTTACACATGCCAGGAATGAATGGAATTTCGTTGATTCATGAATGGGAAGGAAAACGAAATCAAAATCAGAAAATACCAATCATTTTGATAAGTTCCGACGCACCTCTTTCTGGCGGAAATTCCTTTCTTGAGGAAGAGGGTTTGGAAACAATCGTATCTGCTTATTTATCGAAAATGTATAAAGCAGAAGATTTGTGCCAACAGATCGAAATGAATTTAGTTTAACAAACGTTCCATGTGATTTTTGATATGTAGAGTATGGGCTACGTCATATTCTTCCTTCGTAAGATCTCCATACGCAAAATGAGGTCGTAAAGATGACTCCGGTGTTTTGGAAAAAAGTTCAATTGCTTGTAACAATCTTTTTGCACCTATTTTGATTTCAGTTGTATTACTAATGTCTTCCGCACCAGGAATTGGTTCTTCTAGGCCATGGTTCATTTTGTTTTTAAAAGCAAAAACGGAAAATGCAATTTTTCCAACAGACCCTCGGAAGAGAGATGATTTCATTTCAGGGTATCCCTTCATTGAAAATTCAATACTTTGTGCGCAGTGCGCAAACATCTTACCAACCGACCAATTCCCTTGTAATTTTAATTCGGTGGGTTTTGTTAGATATGCAGAAACCAGTGTTTTGTAGTCTTCCAAATCTTCTGCTTCTAACCAAGGAGATGTGACATCACTAGTTATATTTTCTTTTTCTTTTCCATCATTTGATTCTCCGAATAATGGAAGTTGTGCGATGCTAATTGTAAGAGCAGTTCGTTTGATAAATTCTTTACGTTTCATATTCATTTTCCTCTGAGTGTGATTGGTTTTTCCGACTTGGAACGTAGTTTCATATTTAAAAATTCTACGATCACGGAAAAACTCATCGCAAAATAGATATATCCTTTCGGTATATGGAACTTTAGTCCTTCACCTAATAGAGCTACACCAATTAAAATCAAAAAACTAAGAGCAAGGATTTTGATGGTAGGGTGTTTGTCTACAAAGTCAGAGATACTCCCACTCGATAATAACATAAATCCAACTGATAATACCACAGCTGTAATCATTATAGTCAGTTGGTCTGTCATTCCAACAGCGGTGATCACTGAATCCAATGAAAAGACAACATCCAAAATTAAAATCTGAAGGATCACTTGGGTGAAAGAAATTTGTTTTTTGGAATCATCACCGACAATTGAGTCACCTTCCAATTTGTGATGGATTTCTGTTGTGGATTTTGCGATGAGAAAAAGTCCACCTAAGATGAGTATGATGTCTCTGCCACTGATTGTTTGTTCAATGATCGTAAATAGTGGAGTGGTGAGTTTCATGATAAACGATAGGGAAAATAAAAGTAAAATTCGAGTTCCCATTGCAAGTATCAATCCAATTTGCCTTGCTTTTTTTTGTTTGGATTTGGGTAACCTGGAGGAAAGGATCGAAATAAAAATAATGTTATCAATGCCCAATACGATTTCCAAGGAAGTTAAGGTGAGTAGGGCAAGCCAAAGTGATGGATCAGAAAGATAAACTATCATAACAAGACCCAAACTGATCTAAGGAAAACTAGAAT comes from the Leptospira ellinghausenii genome and includes:
- a CDS encoding TerC family protein; translation: MIVYLSDPSLWLALLTLTSLEIVLGIDNIIFISILSSRLPKSKQKKARQIGLILAMGTRILLLFSLSFIMKLTTPLFTIIEQTISGRDIILILGGLFLIAKSTTEIHHKLEGDSIVGDDSKKQISFTQVILQILILDVVFSLDSVITAVGMTDQLTIMITAVVLSVGFMLLSSGSISDFVDKHPTIKILALSFLILIGVALLGEGLKFHIPKGYIYFAMSFSVIVEFLNMKLRSKSEKPITLRGK
- a CDS encoding NHL repeat-containing protein → MIIIFHMMFRLILLATFIFFSQNCKEATLENPCDSKSKDFISQLFISASFEGKFCQFQIVNTGNLYRYTDFTFYQSIPISIVPRLGAQTDITTIPKELPQGLTLDPMTGTIVGIPTTLLERTIYTIYRKGVVQGQISIQIRALIATKVFGQLGNLNCGLPYLTANDCSSGGPVTSENLSAPNTVITDNLGGVYISSGNRVLFYPPGQTSASRVYGQHGLFTCDLANSNTNLSCTPLGSIAASTLNSPRGLVLDEANNLFIADTNVNRRILIYANQNTVPFRAIGVPDFVTPGGGVTSNSNLYTPIGIHLDSRGGVFVSDAGNSRVLYFPKDSNVATEVYGQPDFVSNGATTSSGGLNSNQGVVSDFEGGVYIADTSNNRVVYYPRGSNVATRVYGQPNFTSGVASTSNNGLNNPVAVALDQSENLFVADLNAHRVLVYPKTTLSSGMIASAVVGQFGNLNCGADNNNGACGVGSPTAQNLYRPSHVHFDKEGRMYISDYSNNRVLVY
- a CDS encoding response regulator transcription factor — translated: MESVKIAILEDHSVVTEGIISILKSNPFFSLAGEFRTAADLFQFIESNPIDLLVLDIDLPDRNGIDVLREIKEKHQPTKVIIFSLHGSRVYVEDALKSKADGYMLKSDPISQLPEVIQLVMKGGSFVSDGVSKVQLPFSPFQMEILNLLVQGLSQNEVADRIQKSRKTVEYHLNQMRTKFSCKNNNELISKYEKEIQK
- a CDS encoding ATP-binding response regulator translates to MIFRVSFSSIQKSFSATVKFCRYPLIFGLVLFFTSSCHLDLSPTLLAKDGVLDARNLKFAEDTVNLIGKWEFYWNEFLEPNSPSPNNRSYMQVGVPWFSQHNEDGEEYPSFGYATYRLTIHLPEGETTQEPYALLVPVLHSAYKIYANGTLVAENGTIGKNSETHVPSFHTKIVPLLNCKEKVDLVIHISNYSHKFAGIHGVIRFGKLQNIIQVWNNYHSASCIILIFMGILSIYHALVYLINRSEKNALRMSFVYLGILILSATLTETRILFNFFSDQYCIPLFRFSRIGFVIVLFFGGSVLLNLAQMRIFKKMLVLLKVYSLTFLLVSILTPIKHLALISYYFEYLSAIFVLIGLFSVSLALYFQRKESKLYFFSLFLAVLGGVIDIILISNPNFGFRPMGLFSLYFFIIPQTLGVTFGLVRVYKRSESISKELYKRKEALEKKVKARTAELEKANRWKANFVSLISHDLRSPLNSVNQILDVIDFSFSETSEEEKKKFLEICKTGVTQSIKMLEQLLDVSRFDAFGTKLMQTRFSVNELLNEIIESVEPLATLKGIRIQKDTPIQAEIIADRTLIGEVFKNILTNSIKYSYLNSEVWVGVSFKGKWLSVEIRDRGLGMSEEQIHKLTGEENIKSTPGTAGERGTGLGLQLCMNILEAHFGKLRIKSVLGVGSSFEISLSKSTKSVLLVDDSGNFRSDLAEVMRRNQWIVIEAGNGEEALSHLARITPSLIITDLHMPGMNGISLIHEWEGKRNQNQKIPIILISSDAPLSGGNSFLEEEGLETIVSAYLSKMYKAEDLCQQIEMNLV
- a CDS encoding adenylate/guanylate cyclase domain-containing protein is translated as MKDSIIKQKFDTLKTFPTIKHEILKIAENFVHHSDDWKLLRVNPLKFATYHKLDENDSVDFFVHAAKVGLFDFAYNLICPMCGGIVHSHHKLDEIEGKEFHCVSCNIVVPTLLDDQVEVAFQIHPSLQNNQIDPFVDVQNYFRYFFSENFDKSTELKNWIQSTIKDYTKLIPDDSYTFTFDANYGDLQGHLIQFVSIDRNTMCLFSVDPNLPTNNQSYLVDLMESGMKPNAISIPVGRHQFTIHNRTRFTVGLNVLTPNPKEIERIANTFPTIRHHFLTAKMLLNNQSFRDLFRIQKLSPDLNLNVKSLTIMFTDLKGSTEMYDTAGDIFAYKLVQEHFRILTEIVRKYKGAIVKTMGDAIMATFSTPIEGLLAALEMMQRIELMNFDWKKEGYEIGLKVGLNEGSALAVVNDERLDYFGQSVNIAARVQGLAKSGEVWLSESVWNATGPEDLVKQHGYYYRKQKATLKGVGTPVPVFQLSRNELKIPSKWKQLFNKR
- the hpt gene encoding hypoxanthine phosphoribosyltransferase → MKPLYSEERIHHRVEELAREISRDFLSKDLVVIGILNGGFIFTADLCRDILIPHEVDFMAASSYGDGTSSGDLKITKQLKKSVQNKSVLLVEDIVDTGKTLEYLLTEVQKQNPKDLKVAALFWKQKKANPHIIVDYPGFIIEDEFLVGYGLDYQGKYRNLPYVAKLEGTE
- a CDS encoding phosphate ABC transporter substrate-binding protein, whose translation is MKNLSLLFYILITINFVACKDKQTLKVAGSETMNSMMRFLGTEYEKVNSNVRVTVEGGGSESGIDRLRKGEIDMAVSSRALNQAEYDDLRKTGNLEIVRLAYDGVALVVNPNNPVSKLHLVQTSDIFSGKIKNWKEVGGQDAPISIVIRNDKSGTQDYFQNHILKRRDLGEKEFNAFKSNVFSPNAKIVKDNAEMAKYIQENPNSIGYMGMGSALVDHKDKLKALEYAKTSSKDEPYVTPSIRNVYDRKYKLARELFIIYKTDQGDKIDAFVTYLTSEQGQVAVLQSGYLRSSLPEVEVSAEPVK
- a CDS encoding SixA phosphatase family protein encodes the protein MKHIYLIRHAKSEWDEPYDTDLDRSLSRRGRIQSKALRDYLKESRFEFDQCLVSPAERTLKTYSSLRKEILRFPKPEIRENLYDADKEDLMFVLHGLSSSTRSVCLVGHNPSLEAFGSALVLGDKEQSLFHKFPTASFLGLSFSDDSWKNLSWGSCQLVVFWIPGQIGKE
- a CDS encoding DUF1569 domain-containing protein; amino-acid sequence: MKRKEFIKRTALTISIAQLPLFGESNDGKEKENITSDVTSPWLEAEDLEDYKTLVSAYLTKPTELKLQGNWSVGKMFAHCAQSIEFSMKGYPEMKSSLFRGSVGKIAFSVFAFKNKMNHGLEEPIPGAEDISNTTEIKIGAKRLLQAIELFSKTPESSLRPHFAYGDLTKEEYDVAHTLHIKNHMERLLN